The sequence below is a genomic window from Gammaproteobacteria bacterium.
GCTATTACCTCGCCGATTATAAAAGCAACCTGCTCGGCAGCAGGCTGGAGGACTACAGCCCCGAGCACCTTCAGCGGGCAATGCTGGAGCGACGTTATGACCTGCAGTCTCTGCTGTATTCGGTCGCACTTCATCGTTTCCTGAAACAACGCCTCAGTGACTATAAATTCGAGCATCACTACGGTGGCGCTTACTATCTGTTCCTGCGCGGCTTGAGGCCGGAGCATGGCAACCGCTTTGGTGTCCATTTCGACCGGCCCGCGTGGCAAACCATTGATACCCTCGATCGGTTGATGCAGTTTACGCCGCTGGCAATGGCGGGCGCATGACGGGACTGGTCTACAGTCTCGCGCGCGGCGGCGATATCAGCTGGTTAAGCTATTATTTTGCCGAGTTTGTTGCACGGCAGGCCGGGAGCGCGATCGATGACCTCCCCGGCCTCAGTGCCGCGCTCGTCAGCGAAGCCAACCTTGCCGGAAACGTTTGCGTCGAGCTTGACCGTTACCGTACGCGCCCTCTCTTTAGTTCCGAGCAGATCGACGCGGGATTAATCCCGGGTAATCTTGATAGCGCCGACTGGTGTGCCCGCTTACATAAATGTTCCTGCGTCGGTGAACCCCATGAAAATGCTCCACTGATACTCGATGGTCATCGCCTGTACCTGGGTCGCTTCTGGTTTTATGAAGACTACGTTGCTAACAGAATCCAGGCAATGCTTGACGACCATACTGCCACCGATCCGCAAACGATAGGCGATCATATCGATGCATTATTTGCCACCGAGAAGACCGTCGACGAGGACCAGAAAAGCGCCGTCCTGGCAGCCGCCAGCAAAACTTTCAGTGTTATCTCGGGAGGACCCGGGAGTGGCAAGACATCGACCGTCATTCGTATCCTCGCAGTGTTACTGACACTGGATCCCGCATGTCGGATTGCGCTGGCCGCACCGACCGGCAAGGCAGCGGCTCGTATGACGGATTCGATTCGTCAACGCCTGGACCATGTCGATATCGACAACAGCAACATAAAGAACCTGCCGGGCGAGGCAACCACGCTGCATCGACTGCTTGGTTATCGACGTAATGGCTTTAATTACGATGAACACAATCGCCTGCCAGTCGATTGTGTTGTCATCGATGAAGCCTCGATGATTGATCTGAAACTGATGTTTCACCTGCTTGCCGCGTTGCCGGAACACGCCCGGCTCATACTGCTCGGCGATCGTGATCAACTGGCATCCGTTGCCGCCGGAAACGTGCTCGGTGATATAACCGGTCACGGCCATGCACGGGATACCCGGGTTTCTCCGTTAGCGGCCTCGATCGCGCTACTGCGTAACAATTACCGGTTTGATCGAGACAGCGCTATTGGCGAGATGGCATCCCTGGTCAACCAGGGCCGGAGCACCGATGCAATCGACCTGTTGCGCCGCAATGACGCAGGTCTGCGGTGGCATTGTGAAAGCACGGATCAAATTGACGCCGAAGCGCTTGCCGGGTTATACGATGCTTATCAGCCTATCTTCGAGCAAGATACGCCCGAAGATGCGCTCGGGGTTTACGAATCCACGCGTGTATTGTGTGCAACCAACTGGGGACCCTGTGGTGTCGAGTCACTCAATTCCAGGATTTCAAGTGCGCTGTTAGCACGTAACCAGATGCCTGAATCAGATTTGTACTGCGGCCTGCCAATCATGATTACCCGAAATCATCATGAACTGGGCCTGTATAACGGTGATACCGGAATTCTGTGGCAGTACCCGCAGCAAGGCCTACGTGCCTGCTTTCGCGATTCAGGCGGAGGTATTCGCGACCTCGCGATCAACCGCCTGCCCGACTTCACACCGGCCTGGGCGAGCAGTGTACATAAATCGCAGGGGTCCGAGTTCGACTCGGTGTTACTGATCCTGCCTTATGATCCCGAATCAGAAGCGCTTTCGCGTGAATTGATTTATACGGCCATCACGCGTGCCCGGCAGCAATTTATTTTGCATGCCGCAGAAAGCGTAGTCATCAAGGCCATCGAAAAGCTTACCCGGCGTCATTCGGGCCTCGCGCACAAGCTCGGGTGGCCGGTTTAAGGCTTGAAGCCAGCCTCGATCCAAGCTTGATTTCAGCGCTGTATGTACTAATAAGGTAGTCATTATCACACAGGGATAGCCCGCGCTTTTCGGTAAGATGTCCGCCCTGCTTTTACCGACCTGCACTTCGATATGAGTATCTCCGGCCTCGGCAAAGCGCTGATCGTTGACGACGAAAAAACCAATCGTCTAGTTTTAAAATCGCTGCTCAGCAAGCTGGGTTATCAGACCATTGAAGCCGTCAACGGCGAGGAAGCGATCGCCCTGTTCAAGCAGGAAAATCCAGACATCATATTCATGGATGTAATGATGCCTGTGCTCGATGGTTACGAGGCGACACGCCAAATCAAGGCCGCTTCTGCCAATCGATTCGTTCCGGTCATTTTTCTGACCGCGATGAGTGACGAGGAAGCACTCGCGCAATGCATAGAGGCAGGTG
It includes:
- the recD gene encoding exodeoxyribonuclease V subunit alpha, with protein sequence MTGLVYSLARGGDISWLSYYFAEFVARQAGSAIDDLPGLSAALVSEANLAGNVCVELDRYRTRPLFSSEQIDAGLIPGNLDSADWCARLHKCSCVGEPHENAPLILDGHRLYLGRFWFYEDYVANRIQAMLDDHTATDPQTIGDHIDALFATEKTVDEDQKSAVLAAASKTFSVISGGPGSGKTSTVIRILAVLLTLDPACRIALAAPTGKAAARMTDSIRQRLDHVDIDNSNIKNLPGEATTLHRLLGYRRNGFNYDEHNRLPVDCVVIDEASMIDLKLMFHLLAALPEHARLILLGDRDQLASVAAGNVLGDITGHGHARDTRVSPLAASIALLRNNYRFDRDSAIGEMASLVNQGRSTDAIDLLRRNDAGLRWHCESTDQIDAEALAGLYDAYQPIFEQDTPEDALGVYESTRVLCATNWGPCGVESLNSRISSALLARNQMPESDLYCGLPIMITRNHHELGLYNGDTGILWQYPQQGLRACFRDSGGGIRDLAINRLPDFTPAWASSVHKSQGSEFDSVLLILPYDPESEALSRELIYTAITRARQQFILHAAESVVIKAIEKLTRRHSGLAHKLGWPV